A genomic segment from Solenopsis invicta isolate M01_SB chromosome 5, UNIL_Sinv_3.0, whole genome shotgun sequence encodes:
- the LOC105195125 gene encoding S-phase kinase-associated protein 1, with amino-acid sequence MPNIKLQSSDGEVFEVDVEIAKCSVTIKTMLEDLGMDEDEEEVVPLPNVNSAILRKVIQWATYHKDDPPPPEDDENKEKRTDDISSWDADFLKVDQGTLFELILAANYLDIKGLLDVTCKTVANMIKGKTPEEIRKTFNIKNDFTASEEEQVRKENEWCEEK; translated from the exons ATGCCTAATATTAAGCTACAGAGCTCCGATGGTGAGGTGTTTGAGGTTGATGTTGAGATCGCTAAATGTTCGGTAACCATCAAGACTATGTTGGAGGATCTTGGCATGGACGAGGATGAAGAGGAGGTTGTGCCCTTGCCGAATGTTAATTCGGCAATCTTGAGAAAGGTTATACAGTGGGCCACCTATCATAAGGATGATCCGCCACCACCAGAGGATGACGAGAACAAAGAGAAGCGTACCGATGATATTAGTTCTTGGGATGCGGACTTTTTGAAG GTGGATCAAGGCACTCTCTTCGAACTGATCTTGGCAGCTAACTACCTCGATATTAAAGGACTTTTGGATGTCACATGCAAAACCGTCGCTAATATGATCAAAGGCAAGACGCCCGAAGAGATTCGTAAGACATTTAACATCAAGAATGATTTTACGGCTTCTGAGGAAGAACAAGTACGCAAGGAGAATGAATGGTGCGAGGAGAAATAG
- the LOC105195124 gene encoding beta-alanine-activating enzyme: protein MSQAADCTERLKTQRDRDDSQTLHNACNWTYLDKLAIEYHDLENVKIISYRELKAAKEIVFSYLKCIEYPEFIGIDFDILECCVPSLMLGILDSGHAFFNIPTDPLGYTEIFAFLNLKYIFTRSVTSNRKIICQFDIHGQLIYLTKLVDVQEIPNNRKYHFAYAITTSGSTGVPKVVKVPHPCILPNITDLRRILNIISSDKIAQLTNFTFDPSVIEIFLSLCCAATLFMVSKALKNKADRLLEEIFHARVTVLQITPSLLFHQWSTERLKTTILDKDSELKVLLLGGEPFPNKKLLSETSHPLNTTRVFNIYGITEVSCWSSINEIDKNNVDEPCLGEPLSETIFQIKNEDNEVIRGDGSLYVGSTTRICIVGNETEEDLNKPIFRDTGDVVSIDDQDRIFYKGRRNNIVKRFGNKVNLRELERAVTELSFVRNCATFWDVESHKLYLCLATDMKGEFSKLKDDIMSHLKILPAIYKPDKIIKVERFSFTTNGKICQTSLREICRNSETEVNINNINLNIDANEIFENLWNNYTRSKDASFLMSGGTSIAALHISSAVAQAFNREFPELIGMLLKDSTFDECVSYIKSTLISQDCGKTVSRSIDVSLNSSSKNILDTEDYVIKQPLRKKFPLLSNEKYSYEWYKCRGKIYGNALGEKNIKSFLENISNVEVLATYNLQKCVDASPTVYRYSAAELYVTVASHSGIVCTVNLLKIDNAPYEVKLPDRIEASVLVLSNFHGIVGCYDGYIYCIHLKTGDIIWKFQTQDMVKCTAITCVQGNKMFVGSYDFYVYCLSTEDGTQIWKTKASQGGICATGCLHHQSTSILFGTLDGSCLALEQSSGRILWKSKLQDPIFVAPVVLRTGYVLFCSVAGILCCFDIETDCQIWQYVIYGNVFSYPVIWTPESMVDDEYIVLASHNQNLYCLELPQKTVKENEPKLRYMLQLQSPIFGTSWCEGGYMFVACTNGIFKVFDLLEGKLLATKQFPGETFSSPVVHNNFAVLGCRDNNLYVLKLS from the exons ATGAGCCAAGCAG CTGATTGTACTGAAAGATTAAAGACACAAAGAGACAGAGATGATTCGCAAACTTTACACAATGCATGCAATTGGACTTATCTTGACAAACTAGCTATAGAATATCACGATTTGGAAAATGTTAAGATTATAAGTTACAGAGAACTGAAAGCAGCGAAAGAAATAGTTTTTAGTTATTTGAAATGCATTGAATATCCTGAATTTATTGGCATCGACTTTGACATCTTGGAATGCTGTGTACCTTCTTTAATGCTTGG aatCCTCGACAGTGGACATGCTTTTTTCAATATACCTACAGATCCACTGGGGTATACAGAGATAtttgcttttttaaatttaaaatatatttttacaagatcTGTAACGTCCAACAGAAAAATCATATGTCAATTCGATATTCATGGACAGttgatatatttaacaaaattagtaGATGTCCAAGAAATTCCcaataatagaaaatatcattttgcaTATGCAATTACTACTTCAGGATCGACTGGAGTACCAAAAGTTGTCAAAGTGCCTCATCCTTGTATATTACCTAATATTACAGATTTAAgaagaattttgaatataataagcTCTGATAAAATCGCACAACTAACGAATTTTACTTTTGATCCTAGTGTTATTGAAATTTTCTTAAGTCTTTGTTGTGCTGCAACCTTATTCATGGTTTCAAAAGCATTAAAGAATAAAGCTGATag gcTCTTAGAAGAAATATTCCATGCTCGTGTAACAGTTCTTCAAATCACTCCGTCGCTTCTCTTTCACCAGTGGTCCACCGAACGCTTGAAAACAACAATTTTGGACAAAGATTCTGAACTAAAAGTTCTTCTTTTGGGCGGAGAACCGTTCCCTAACAAGAAATTGCTATCGGAAACAAGTCATCCATTGAATACTACACGAGTATTTAATATCTATGGCATAACTGAAGTCTCATGTTGGTCTAGTATTAAtgaaatcgataaaaataacgTGGATGAGCCTTGTCTAGGTGAACCTTTATCAGAAACTATATTTCAAATCAAGAATGAAGATAACGAAGTAATTAGGGGCGATGGTAGCCTTTATGTCG GAAGCACCACTAGGATTTGTATTGTTGGAAATGAAACTGAGGAAGATTTGAATAAGCCAATTTTTCGTGATACTGGCGATGTCGTTTcg ATAGATGATCaagatagaatattttataaaggaagacgaaataatattgtaaaaagatttGGAAATAAGGTGAATTTGCGAGAGCTCGAAAGAGCCGTAACGGAATTGAGTTTTGTACGAAATTGTGCTACGTTCTGGGATGTAGAAAgccataaattatatttatgtttagcCACAGACATGAAAGGAGAATTCTCTAAATTGAAAGATGATATAATGTCACACTTAAAGATATTACCAGCGATTTATAAACCCGACAAGATAATTAAAGTAGAACGCTTTAGTTTTACTACCAATGGAAAAATTTGTCAGACATCGCTGAGAGAAATATGTAGAAACTCCGAAACagaagttaatataaataacataaatttgaatattgatgcgaatgaaatatttgaaaacttATGGAACAATTATACAAGATCTAAAGATGCTAGTTTTTTAATGTCCGGCGGTACGTCAATAGCGGCACTTCATATCTCAAGTGCTGTTGCTCAAGCCTTTAATAGAGAATTTCCCGAATTAATTGGTATGTTGCTAAAAGATTCTACATTCGACGAATGCGTCAGTTATATCAAAAGTACTTTAATTAGCCAAGATTGCGGTAAGACTGTTAGTCGTTCCATTGATGTATCTCTTAATAGTTCTTCCAAGAATATACTTGATACAGAAGATTACGTAATAAAACAGCCGTTGCGAAAAAAATTTCCACTATTGTCAAATGAGAAGTATTCTTATGAATGGTACAAATGCAGAGGAAAAATTTATGGTAATGCAttaggagaaaaaaatatcaaatcttTCTTAGAAAATATATCAAACGTTGAAGTACTGGCGACCTATAATTTGCAGAAGTGCGTCGATGCTTCGCCAACTGTATATCGTTATTCCGC AGCGGAATTGTACGTAACAGTAGCTTCACATTCCGGTATTGTATGTACTgttaatttgttgaaaatcgATAATGCGCCATATGAAGTAAAACTACCGGATAGAATAGAAGCTTCCGTTTTAGTCCTAAGCAATTTTCACGGAATTGTAG GTTGTTATGATGGATACATTTATTGTATCCATTTAAAAACTGGTGACATAATTTGGAAATTTCAAACGCAGGATATGGTTAAGTGTACGGCAATAACGTGTGTACAAGGAAACAAGATGTTTGTGGGTTCTTACGATTTCTATGTATATTGCCTTTCCACGGAA GATGGTACTCAGATTTGGAAAACTAAAGCAAGTCAAGGTGGAATCTGTGCTACCGGTTGTCTTCATCATCAATCAACTTCGATTCTTTTTGGGACATTAGACGGCTCGTGCCTGGCCTTAGAGCAATCCTCGGGACGTATTCTGTGGAAAAGTAAATTGCAGGATCCGATATTTGTCGCGCCTGTTGTTCTCCGGACTGGATATGTCTTATTTTGTTCTGTAGCTGGAATTTTATGTTGTTTTGATATCGAAACTGATTGTCAG ATATGGCAGTATGTGATATATGGTAATGTATTTTCATATCCTGTGATATGGACTCCTGAATCTATGGTGGATGATGAATACATCGTATTGGCTAGccataatcaaaatttatactGTTTAGAACTGCCACAAAAAACAGTCAAAGAAAATGAGCCAAAATTGAGATATATGTTACAACTGCAGTCGCCTATTTTTGGGACTTCTTGGTGTGAAGGTGGATATATGTTTGTGGCATGTACAAACGGTATTTTCAAGGTGTTTGATCTTCTAGAAGGCAAATTGTTAGCGACCAAGCAATTTCCCGGCGAAACATTCTCTTCGCCAGTCGTTCATAACAATTTTGCTGTCTTGGGATGTAGagacaataatttatatgttttgaAACTTAGTTGA